The segment AATGATTGTTATGCCACTCATTATGGTTTCTATCATTGGTGCAATTATTAAGGTGAAGGATTCAAGTTCGCTGGGCAAAATATCATTTCTCACCATAGGTATTTTATTAGCAACAACAGCAGTCTCTGCTTTAATCGGCATAATGATCACTAACCTATTTGGTTTAACTGCTGATGGTATTGTAGAAGGTGCGCGAGAAATAGCCCGTGGCGAAGCATTACAAACACGCTTGGGTAGTATTGCGAATGTGTCGTTTGCAGACATGATAATTTCATTTTTCCCTTCTAATCCTTTTGCTGATTTAGCGGGTACTCGTCCTACTTCGACTATTGCAGTGGTAATTTTTTCTGCATTTGTTGGCATGGCTGGCTTAACCGTAATTAAAACAAACCCAGAGTTAGGCGCTAGCTTCGAAAAGTTTGTTAATGTTGCCCAAGAAATTGTTCGTACATTAGTACGTATGGTTTTGAGCTTAACACCTTACGGTGTGATGGCATTAATGACGAAAGTGGTTGCTGGTTCGAACTACGACGATATTTTAAGTTTACTGAATTTTGTTATCGCATCTTATATTGGCCTTGGGCTAATTCTGGTATTGCATCTCGTACTCGTTAGCTTTGTTGGGGTCAATCCTCTGCGCTTTTTCAAGAAGATTTTACCAGTACTGACGTTTGCTTTTACCTCGCGTTCAAGTGCCGGCACAATTCCGTTAAACATTGATGCTCAAGTAAAGTCACTAGGCAATGGCGATGCGGTTGCTAACTTCTCAGCTTCCTTTGGCGCTACGATGGGTCAAAATGGTTGTGCGGGTTTATATCCAGCAATGCTTGCAGTAATGATTGCGCCTACAGTGGGCATTAACCCATTAGATCCAAGCTTTATGATTTCTCTTATTGCCATTGTAACTGTCAGCTCATTCGGTATTGCAGGTATTGGTGGTGGTGCGACATTTGCCGCTCTTATCGTTCTTTCAACATTAGGTATGCCAGTTGCACTTGCAGGCTTATTAATTTCTATCGAACCTTTAATTGATATGGGAAGAACTGCAGTAAATGTTAGTGGCTCAATGACGGCAGGAACTATTACTTCTCGTATTTTAGGCTTAAATAAAACTTCTGAGATAGATAAAGGGAAACAACCAGACGTTATTGATACACATGCTTAAACACAATTTAGCGATGATCATTCTTGTGTTTACAAATAAAAATCACGGGTTGTTTTAATTTTTCACTATTCAATCAAAGATTACTTTTTTAGTGATAAACACCAACCTCACATTTTAATAACACTATTTATTATTTAATTTTAATAAATAGTGTTTTTTTTATTCTTATTCGATAAGAAATTTATTATTAACTATT is part of the Photobacterium angustum genome and harbors:
- a CDS encoding L-cystine transporter; the protein is MYQIINLAVFTLLIALLIKQQRTDSTLSKRVFTGLILGVLFGASLQWLYHPQTPVVSDTLEYINIVGAGYISLLKMIVMPLIMVSIIGAIIKVKDSSSLGKISFLTIGILLATTAVSALIGIMITNLFGLTADGIVEGAREIARGEALQTRLGSIANVSFADMIISFFPSNPFADLAGTRPTSTIAVVIFSAFVGMAGLTVIKTNPELGASFEKFVNVAQEIVRTLVRMVLSLTPYGVMALMTKVVAGSNYDDILSLLNFVIASYIGLGLILVLHLVLVSFVGVNPLRFFKKILPVLTFAFTSRSSAGTIPLNIDAQVKSLGNGDAVANFSASFGATMGQNGCAGLYPAMLAVMIAPTVGINPLDPSFMISLIAIVTVSSFGIAGIGGGATFAALIVLSTLGMPVALAGLLISIEPLIDMGRTAVNVSGSMTAGTITSRILGLNKTSEIDKGKQPDVIDTHA